The Cynocephalus volans isolate mCynVol1 chromosome 12, mCynVol1.pri, whole genome shotgun sequence sequence TGAGATCAGGGTTTTCTCTCTACATACATTTTCAGTACTAAAAACAACATCTTTACCATTATAATAACTGGAAAACTCATAAAAGTAATGGTGCGGAATGGATACATTGGACTAGTCAACCGGATTGACtgaatttagaagaaaatgatCTCAATTGACTCCATTCTCATCAATTTAGCTGTCTCCGGAATGTGATTGATCTGTGTAATGGCACTAAACAGCATTATAATGATACTCTATGCAGacgtttataaaaataataaagatcgtCATTTATACCTTCTGGACTCTTGCCAACTATTTAAGTATGTGGCTTGCCACCTGCCTCGATGTCTTCTGTTTTTTCAAGATAGCCAATTTCTCTCATCCACTTTTTCTCTGGCTGAAGTGGAGAATTGACAGGGTGGTTCACGGGGTCCTGCTGGGGGGCTTCACCACTGCCTTGTTGATCGGCCTTATAATAGCAGTGGTTCTGAGTTGTAATTATGGGTTTCCTGAAACtgcaaaacataaaacaaataccACTGTAATGTTCCATGTAAGTACAATTCAATGCTTCGACCCATTGACTCTCTTTAACCTCTTTGCAATTGTCCCGGTTACTGCGTCTCTgctctcatttttccttttaataatgtCCCCGTGGAGACATACTAAGCCAATGAAACTCAGCGCTGCAGGCTTTAGAGACCCCAGTGCAGAGGCCCATGTAAAAGCCATGAAAACTGTGAcgtctttctcttcttcccttttataTACTATGTGGTTTCTTTTTTGATGACCGTTAGCTGTCTTATGAGAGAAAGTTAGCTATGATGTTTGGAGAAATAGTAGCAATTCTTTATCCCTTGGGTCACtcacttattttaattaatgtaaatgACAAACTGAGGCAGGCATGTCAGGATGCTGACATGTAGAAAAATAGCCTTCATGATGTAAAATCTTAGTTTTATAAATGGactttaaaagcaaatttaaagagggtacttcaaaaaattcttgggaagatttgtactatctttcaaGTCCacttttccacaagctttttgaagttccttagtattttctaatttaaaaaaaaaaaatacaattttttttaggTCCACTCtcatttctttccagtttttcatttattttggatgCACATCTTTGAGTGTTATCAGGACCCATTAGCAAACTCATGAATACATCCTTTATAGCTCTTTATAGCCCAGACATTCTCATCTCTACACTCCCTGTTGTCCAAGAATCTCAGAGCTCAATCTTCTCTCCTTGCCTTCTCAATGCAAATGTTAGGCGTGTATTGCCTAGTTAGATTCTTTTAGGATTTTACTCTGGCCCATGGGAAAGTGCACCTGAGCTGccttattgatttctcattttcttctgtcgCACGTTTTCATTGCTGGCCTTAGTTGTGCTCCATTCATGGCTCGGCTGAGTTCCTCCCACCTAGGTTGTGAACTAGGAACTCGGATCTTCACATAACAAATATAGAGTgcattacagaaaagaaaaaaaaaaaagaagaaaaataggaatCATTACTAAATGTCATTCTGCTGTGAACACCAACCCCTTCTGGCTCGAACATTACTGCACGTTTGGTCCGGCTCACCGAGGGAGGGCTGTTCTCATCGGGCTGTGTGTTTTTGCCCTTACTCCGACCATTTCCTATGTCTAATTCTGGTTTTGCCTACTACTGTGCAAAATACTGGTATTTACATTCTTAAGTATATAAACTTCATCAATGTATTTCTAATATGTTATGCTATTTGTTGTGGAAGACAGGAGAATTCATGTTCTTTTAAtggaatatattaatatattttacaagGTACCCGTATATTCTGTGCTGgcataaactttatatttttctgaaggttaagataaaataaatgttttaaaggatTAATGCTTCTGTGAAGGTTTCACCTTTTTGATCTGaagtttttttcttccatgttttgtTTTCGGTGTCTCCATTGTTTCAGGTATTCTCAGTGACCACAGTGGCTGGGGTTCAAAGTAATAGGCTTGTGACAAAATGCTGTTTTGCGGAATTTTTTCTTAACTGTAGCATTCACATAACTTCCATGCTATACATCACTGGAATGCATAAAATCTACacttatttctctaaaaattagTCTAAAATTATTTGGGCAAAGGTATTATTCT is a genomic window containing:
- the TAS2R8 gene encoding LOW QUALITY PROTEIN: taste receptor type 2 member 8 (The sequence of the model RefSeq protein was modified relative to this genomic sequence to represent the inferred CDS: inserted 6 bases in 4 codons; substituted 3 bases at 3 genomic stop codons), translated to MSSLCNLIGFLSTYIFSTKNNIFTIIITGKLIKVMVRNGYIGLVNRIDXIXKKMISIDSILINLAVSGMXLICVMALNSIIMILYADVYKNNKXIVIYTFWTLANYLSMWLATCLDVFCFFKIANFSHPLFLWLKWRIDRVVHGVLLGGFTTALLIGLIIAVVLSCNYGFPETAKHKTNTTVMFHVSTIQCFDPLTLFNLFAIVPVTASLLSFFLLIMSPWRHTKPMKLSAAGFRDPSAEAHVKAMKTVTSFXFFPFIYYVVSFLMTVSCLMRXKLAMMFGEIVAILYPLGHSLILINVNDKLRQXHVRMLTCRKIAFMM